The following coding sequences lie in one Treponema socranskii subsp. buccale genomic window:
- a CDS encoding BglG family transcription antiterminator, with the protein MNIGDSKIISILNVLLDASDYISSVIIAEKIGASESTFFRLLPQIEKYIQPYDLSLVKLRGKGFMLTGSKNAKETLINDFERKNYSQEFSLEEKSFLVLLYLLNEKDTVKIASLARRLNISETGVSKILTELEQNLKKSGCVILRKRGVGTYISGNEIAARQAALNTACLYLNFNEFMSLLYTYIHKPAIPENRLKIYTFTCAVFEYLNEKTHIKQNFDFVEKIETLSSTSFSDIDFVLLFLCVSIMEFRCANGFFVAPRKDDKAYEDDQISTEIKQTCRSLHFLISENDYADTETLFFTEILQSTEAAASMFKNQKQYVQIAGNFVSFIEASLDGYVTEHKKVAYIIYLQLRHLLKNHRQLFSIQEYAASFAENILNNDNRMQKIVKPAADFLQARLHIDVSEKEAGVLLSFIAPFFKSNIKKISAVLVCASGIVVSSILKERICKEFPELELIETVSVRKLTDSYIKEKGIDFIISVIDTAPLSVPAVYISVQLEDSDIQKIKNILLSIQRGI; encoded by the coding sequence TGACCTGTCCCTTGTAAAATTACGCGGCAAGGGATTTATGCTCACGGGAAGTAAAAATGCAAAGGAAACCCTTATCAATGATTTTGAGCGTAAAAACTATTCTCAGGAATTTTCTCTGGAAGAAAAAAGTTTTTTGGTGCTGCTTTATCTTTTGAATGAAAAAGACACGGTGAAAATTGCGTCACTTGCCCGACGCCTTAATATTTCGGAAACGGGTGTGTCAAAAATACTTACCGAGCTTGAACAAAATCTTAAAAAATCCGGCTGCGTCATTTTGCGTAAAAGAGGAGTCGGAACATATATCAGCGGAAATGAAATCGCTGCACGGCAAGCGGCTTTGAATACGGCTTGTCTCTATCTGAATTTTAATGAATTTATGAGTTTATTGTATACTTATATTCATAAACCGGCAATCCCTGAAAACAGACTTAAAATCTATACTTTTACGTGCGCCGTGTTTGAATATCTAAACGAAAAAACACATATAAAGCAAAATTTCGATTTTGTGGAAAAAATCGAAACGCTCTCATCAACTTCTTTTTCGGATATAGACTTTGTACTCTTGTTTTTATGTGTCAGTATTATGGAGTTCCGCTGTGCCAACGGTTTTTTTGTGGCGCCTCGTAAAGACGATAAAGCATATGAAGATGATCAGATAAGTACTGAGATAAAACAAACCTGCCGTTCTTTGCATTTTTTAATAAGTGAAAATGATTATGCCGACACCGAAACGCTGTTTTTTACGGAAATTTTACAAAGCACCGAAGCTGCGGCAAGTATGTTTAAAAACCAAAAGCAATACGTCCAAATTGCAGGAAATTTTGTATCGTTTATAGAAGCGTCTTTAGACGGATACGTTACCGAACATAAAAAAGTTGCCTATATCATATATTTACAACTAAGGCATCTATTAAAAAATCACCGGCAGCTTTTTTCGATACAGGAATATGCAGCGTCATTTGCCGAAAATATTTTAAATAATGACAATCGTATGCAAAAAATTGTAAAACCGGCTGCGGATTTTTTACAAGCGCGCCTTCATATCGATGTTTCCGAAAAAGAAGCCGGCGTTTTGCTGAGTTTTATAGCTCCTTTTTTTAAGTCGAATATAAAAAAAATATCGGCCGTTCTGGTCTGTGCCTCCGGTATCGTCGTGAGCAGCATTCTTAAAGAACGTATATGCAAGGAATTTCCCGAACTCGAGCTTATCGAAACGGTGTCCGTGCGAAAGCTCACCGATTCATACATAAAAGAAAAAGGCATTGATTTTATTATTTCCGTTATAGATACTGCGCCTTTATCGGTGCCCGCTGTTTATATATCCGTTCAGTTGGAAGACTCGGACATACAAAAAATAAAAAATATACTGCTGAGTATACAAAGGGGAATCTAG